The Candidatus Omnitrophota bacterium DNA window TATCACATATTAAATGTCTTTTAAAATGACTATTTTTGTTCCTTATTGTCTTAATTTTCAATGTGTTAAATGCTGTTAGGGGAAATGAAAAAGTTACATATTGACATACTGTTATTTGTGTGATATAATTCAGTTAAGCAAACTCCGTTAGAAAGGGAAAAAGTCTTATCTTTCTAACGGAGTAAAAACATAGCGAGGTGAACGTATGAGATTAAAAAGCGGCCTCTTCAAGTATCAGGTACTCTCCGACAAAGAAAAAAAGAACCTCCTGCTTCTAGACATAATAATACAAAAAGGCCCCATTTCCCGGACGGATATTTCCAAAGAAACCGATTTGAATATAGTTACCGTGTCTAATTATGTGAATAACTATATCGAAAAAGGCCTTGTTATTGAAAAGGGTTTTGATGTTTCATCGGGCGGCAGAAAGCCGACTTTAGTGGAACTCGATGCCTCGGGCGGTTATGCCATAGGCGTGGATATCGGGCCTATAGATGAGACGGCAATAATGACGGACCTTAGCGCCAAAATAATGTGGAAAGAAAAAAAGAAAAGGCCACAGGGGAACATGGAAGAAGTTATAAAAGTGGCTGCGGAACTTCTTAAGGATACTATAGCCAACTCCAAGGTCCCCAAAGAAAAGATAATTGCGGTTGGCTTTGGTATATCCGGGATTATAGACGAAAATTCCGGTACAGTAAGGGATACCGACCCGAACCGGGGCAGGACCACAGGTAGCCTTAACTCTTTTAGGGAGACCATAGAAGGGACTTTTAATTTGCCTGTATTTGTCGGAAATGACGCTACCTGTGCGGCATTCGGAGAGAAGCGGCTGAGCCTGGAAAGAGGCATTGAAAATATGCTATATATCTATTCCGACGTGGGCTGTGGCATCATAATAAAAGGAGATATATATTGCGGCGCCGGAGGGAGCGCCGGTGAGATGCAGATATCCTCTGAGGCGATTGGCGAAAATGATACAAAAGCCGGTTCAAAAGAGATGTATTATTTAAGGCCGCTCGGAGTTGATTTGGGGATAGTGGCAAAAACGAAGAAGGCCATTGAAGAAGGGATAGGTACTAAAGTATTAGAACTCGCAAGTGGAAAAGCGGCAGATATAACATTAGAAAAGGTAATAAAGGCCGCCGAAGTAGGCGACAAACTGGCCATGGATCTTATTGAGAACGCCGGAGTGAGCTTGGGAACGCGTATAGCCTACCTGATAAATCTCTTTAATCCTGAGGTGGTAGTAATAGGCGGAGGTATAGAAAAGGCGGGGGAACTCATAATTGAGCCCATAAGGCGGACCGTGCGAAAACTTGCCTTTGAAGAGCCGGCTGCGAAAGTGCGTATAATACCATCTGCATTGAGAGATGAGGCGGTCGCGCTCGGCGCCGCGAGCCTGGTCTTACGCGAAGTATTTACACAAGTTTAAGGGAGATTTTAAAATGGCGGGGATAAAAGGATTATTTACCGGAATAGAGTTGGGTGACAAGGAAAAGAAAAATTTGTTGATACTTGACGCTATTCGCAAAAAAGGCCCTATAGGCAGGACCGAAATATCCAAGCTTACAGGTTTTAATATAGTTACGGTCAGCAATTATATCGATCATTATATAAAAGAGGGGCTCGTTTCGGAAGGGGGTTACGATACATCATCAGGCGGCAGGAAGCCGATGCTGGTAGATCTTAATTATAAATCGGCACATGTCATCGGTGTCGGTTTTGATATGTTAGATATGGTAGGAGTCGTAACGGATCTACGCTCTAATATTCTTTATCAATTAAGAAAAAAACGCCCCGCAGAGACAGGAAAGGCTCTCCTTAGTAATTTGATAGAGATGGTAGAAGAAATCCTTAACAAATCCGCGTTAGATAGGAAAAGTATAAAAGGCATAGGGCTTGCCGTGGCTGGTATTATTGACAAAGATAATATGAGCATAAGATGGCCGGGAGTACTGGGTACTCCGGATGTAATCGTTTCCGCCTCCCTCCTGGATGCGCTGGAACGCAGGTTTGGCATACCCGTAGTGGTCGAAAACGATGCCGATTGCGCAGCCTTTGGCGAGCAATGGCTGGCCCTCGACCCCGAGCTTAAAAATGTCATATACATGTATTCCGGTGTTTCGTGCGGTATAATGATCAACGGCCAAATTTATAGAGGTGCCTCAGGCTGTGCAGGGGAGCTGGGAATATTGAGCCCGCGCAATCTGGATAAATACGACTGGCGTAGAGAATCCCGCGGATTAGGGCGATGGAATATGGAATTGAGTACTCTTGATAATATAAAAGAAATATATGAAAAGCACGGTGATTCGAAGATATTTAAGTTAGCGGGCGGCGCGCCGGATAAAGTTACGTTTTCATCAATAGTGGAAGCGGCGCATTCAAAAGACGAAACGGCAATTCAATTATTAAATAAAGCGGGCAAGGATCTCGGTAGAAAAGTGGCTTTTTTGGTAAATTTATTAAACCCGCAGGTAGTGGTGATAGGCGGCGGCGTGGAGCGGGCCGGCTCTTTTCTTTTTGATCCCTTAAAGGATGCGGTAAAAGAGTGGGCCTTTGAAGAAGCAGCAAGAGCTCTTAAAATAGTTCCGGCCCAGTTGGCCGAAAACGCGGTGTCATTGGGCGCTGCCAGCGTTGTGGTACAAAAATATTTCGAAAATATGTAATACATAATTCAAGGAGATGATTATGACTGAAGGAAGAATCTGCTCAATGTGTAAAAAAGTTTTTCTTCCGAATAAGTACCGGCCGAATCAGGTAATATGCTCCAATCTTGAATGCCAGTACCAAAGGCAGCTTCATAATATGAAGAGCTGGCGGGATAGTAACCCGAATTATTTCAAGTATAAGGAGATAAAAGATGTCAAGTGGAAGGATTCTTGCCGCGAAAGGGCAAGGCGGTGGAGGCAAAACCATCTTGACTACCTGAAACTTTACAGGCAGGAGCACAAAGAAGAACACAGAGAATATATGAGGAAGTACATGAGGGATTACAGAAAAAAGACGAGAGAAAAGACCGAAGGGCCGGTTAACCAGGAAAGCACCAAAGATCAGTTAGGCAAAGCAGACTCTTCGGAATTATAATCAGGCAGTATCAAATCCAAAGGTCCACATATTTTTAATGATAAGAACAAGAATCAAAAATAATATAGAAGGCCTAAAAAATACGGCATCGGCAGCCTTGCTTGTAACTATCACCGCTCTTATTTTTTTGTCTTTGTCCCCCACTCCGTATGCCGCGCAATCCGACGTATCTATAAACAGCTATTTAAACAAGGCAGACCTCTATTATAAGGAAGGCAGGTACAAGGAGGCGATCTTATCCTGGGATAAAGTGCTTTCAGCGGACCCGAACAATGCGTTGGCAGCCCGCGGCATCAAGGACGCGGAGCTAAAGATGGCGAAGATAAAGGATTTTTTCGGCAGTAATATATTTAAAGAATTCGCGACTGTTAATGAATTTTCTATCGAAGATTGCGTGTCTATGGCAGTAGAACACAGTATTCCGCTTGAAGTCGCGAGAGAGCAGATGAAGCTTGCCAATATAAAAGTATGGGAGGCAAGAAGGTCATTTTTTCCGGAACTTAGCCTTTCATGGACAAGGACCAGCGGCATACAATCGGACGGGAAGGTAGAAGGCCTTGAATACGGCATTGAAGGCAAGCAGCCTGCTTTTCATTCCGGAGGCATTATGTATACCCTTGCTCAGTCAAAAGTGGATCTCTCCATAGCGGAATCGAATTACGACAAAGTAAGAAATGAATTATATTTTGAAGTAGCGCAGGCATACTACAGCCTTATAAAAATTAAAAAACAATTAGAATATACGCAGGATATTTATAATGAAGTAAAACCTA harbors:
- a CDS encoding ROK family protein, with the translated sequence MAGIKGLFTGIELGDKEKKNLLILDAIRKKGPIGRTEISKLTGFNIVTVSNYIDHYIKEGLVSEGGYDTSSGGRKPMLVDLNYKSAHVIGVGFDMLDMVGVVTDLRSNILYQLRKKRPAETGKALLSNLIEMVEEILNKSALDRKSIKGIGLAVAGIIDKDNMSIRWPGVLGTPDVIVSASLLDALERRFGIPVVVENDADCAAFGEQWLALDPELKNVIYMYSGVSCGIMINGQIYRGASGCAGELGILSPRNLDKYDWRRESRGLGRWNMELSTLDNIKEIYEKHGDSKIFKLAGGAPDKVTFSSIVEAAHSKDETAIQLLNKAGKDLGRKVAFLVNLLNPQVVVIGGGVERAGSFLFDPLKDAVKEWAFEEAARALKIVPAQLAENAVSLGAASVVVQKYFENM
- a CDS encoding ROK family protein, which encodes MRLKSGLFKYQVLSDKEKKNLLLLDIIIQKGPISRTDISKETDLNIVTVSNYVNNYIEKGLVIEKGFDVSSGGRKPTLVELDASGGYAIGVDIGPIDETAIMTDLSAKIMWKEKKKRPQGNMEEVIKVAAELLKDTIANSKVPKEKIIAVGFGISGIIDENSGTVRDTDPNRGRTTGSLNSFRETIEGTFNLPVFVGNDATCAAFGEKRLSLERGIENMLYIYSDVGCGIIIKGDIYCGAGGSAGEMQISSEAIGENDTKAGSKEMYYLRPLGVDLGIVAKTKKAIEEGIGTKVLELASGKAADITLEKVIKAAEVGDKLAMDLIENAGVSLGTRIAYLINLFNPEVVVIGGGIEKAGELIIEPIRRTVRKLAFEEPAAKVRIIPSALRDEAVALGAASLVLREVFTQV